In Chionomys nivalis chromosome 21, mChiNiv1.1, whole genome shotgun sequence, the genomic window ttacactggctttgaacttttctCCTACTGAGGTGTAGACCAAATGACAACAATTGCTTCTTGACAAAGTTCCAGCATTTCAACTTTTTGGATCAGAATTGTCCAGCAccattttactttcatttttaatgattctcacTATGTGTTATGGGAGCTCCCTTATGCCTGTCCCTTTGGAAAATTTTGTGAAGCTTTGGTGAAGGATAAAAATGTGTACAATAGTAGCCTCCAAATAATTGTTTGGAAAAAATCCCCACTacattgggctggagaaatggctcttccagaggaccagggttcaattcccagcaatcacaaagcagcttacaactgtctgtaactccagttccaggagctttgacaccctcacacagacacacagacatttattaaggcaaaacaccaatgcacataaaataaaaataaattgtttaaagaaaaaaaatccccaccACTGTGGTACCAGATAGCATGATAACTGCCTATTCCCACACAAGTTAACACCAAGCTGCCACAAAATTTGGATGAGTAATGTATGCTTGATAAATAAGGTATATTTGATTTATCCCTTCTTAAGGTCTACTAAGGATCACAGTTTATCTAGCTCCATCTTTGCTCACCTTTAAGCTTTAGCTATTTGGGTAAACTAAGTCATACAAAAAAACTACAATATATTCTATAATGAAAtgtctgaccccccccccccccaaaaaaaagtcctTTTCCCAAGATCAGGCACTTAGACAATTCTCCATTTCCTCAGGGGCTTGTTAAAAATTCTTAATCTTATCTCTTGCAAGAGGAACTTGTGGGCAGTAAGGCGAggctggtgcctattgtcaaggtcaATGTTAGCTTCCTCAAGCCCAGGTCTCAAGGTACACCTCAGTTCACACACGTCTGTTCTCCCATTTAATCCTATATATAACTATAGTGTTTAAATGGTGtattcttgctgggtggtggaggcacacacctttaatcccaacccttgggaggcagaggcaggcagatctcagtgagttcaagaccagcctggtctactaagtgggacagccaggacagtaACACAGAAATCcaatctggggggagggggggtggacAACGACAACAAAAGGCAACCCCGTCACGATTCACCTTCAGACCAtctgctcccttcctttccctccacacATCATCTTTGGGACCCGAACACCCCTACCCTGCCTCCTACCCCCTGCTACCAAAGCTGGTCTcctgttctcctgcctcagcctccttagtgttGGAGTTACCTGAATAAGCCACCGCACCCAGCTGAGTCTATAAATTCCTAACAAAAATAGGTATTATTTGATAACAGGGTCAAACTGTTTTACCAATTCCTAAAATACATCTGCTGGTAAGGTGACCGATTTCTCACTCCCACCTGTCTAATGGACAGGGAGTTCCCCAAGGACAAGAACTGTGTCTTGGGTTGGAGTGATGATAAGCCATTAAGAACAtagactgctcttacagaggacatggGCTCAGTTCTCAGTAACCCACATATCAGCTCATAACCATGGGTCATTTCAGTTTAGAAAATCTCCTCCAAGATGACCAAAAGGGTACCTTTGCACATTTCTCAACTGCCCTGGGAGACAGTGGGTGCTAAGGGAAAGAAATGCGTGTAGGTGCTTCTAGGACTTTTAAGAATGATGGTGTTTGATCAATAGACGGGAGAGAACAGCCAGGAATAATTACACTGCTGCCACTTTCGCCCCAGACAAATCTAGCCATTGGTAAAATTTACTCTTTGTGCCGTGCCATCCCACCAGATCAACAACGACTTGGCTCAAGGTGACCTCCAACTCAGGGAAAACCTGTTTCATGAAAACCCCTTCTCCTtaccttttctcccctctctctctctctgtccttctcttcctttttcttttttttctctccatgtcCATCTGAGTGGAGAGCAGGAAGTGGTAGGGTGGGGATACTGGGGGCAGGGCTGGGTGTCACCAAATGCTCCCGAGCAGTGCCATGCTCTCGGGCAGTGCTTGCCGCCAGCCCTGAGCTTCTCTTGGTACGAGAGTGCCGCTTCTCCTTGTGTCTGTCCTTGTCCTTCTTCTTCTTGCTCTTctttgacttcttcttcttcttgatttCCCGGTAAGAATCATCTATGATAAGCTCACCGGCTTCCAGTTCCCCACCAGAGGACGACTCCGAGTCTACTAGCATAGGGTCAAGCCCTGTAATATCGAGGTTAGCACTGTGGGGCTCTGGAAGCTGGGAGGCATCAGATCCACAGCCTTCGGGGCCAGGAGACGAATGTGAGTCTGAGGAGGACTTGTGCTTCTTCCTGGCTGTTTTCAGGAGGCTCTGTAGCTCGTGTCCTAGGAGTAAAGCACCTGGCTCGTCCCGAGCCAATTTCTTGGAGGATTTTTTCAGAGAAGGCTGTTGGACAGGGTACTGAAAAGCCTCCTCCTCCACTGAACTGCTTCCCTTCTCCTTTGGAGAAAGAATAAGTTTCATCTTTAAGCCATCAGGCTCCCGAAGAGTCAGTGTCTCTGTGTTCACATAGAGTGGCTTCATTTTTTTGGGTTTGTGGGCACTGCTATCCTCCAAGGAGAGCTCCCCACTGCTTCCGTTGCCCTTCTTCTTATGGTGCTCCTTTCTGCTCTCCAAATGGCTTGAAGAACCGGAGGACTTCTCCCCTGCTTTCTTGGAGGACTTGGCACCAGCTGCCAGTGGGGAGGTAATGGCTTTTAGCAGGTCCATTGCTGTGTCGGCAGACTGTGGGctggatttcttctttttcttctgtgatgaTTCCAAAGACGAAAAGTCTAGAAACAATCAAGAGAAGTACTGTCAACAGGACCGGAAGTAACTTCTATCAAGTGTCCTCTCTCAACAAAAAACACCCAATTGGCATGAGGAAAAGGCTAATAGGAGCGATTTTGAAGGGAGGTACTTTGGTTCCTAACATTCAGAACCCCCGTGTGCTTCTTGACTTGGTAGATTCAGCCTTTGGCTCTCGAGACCATTCTTGCTGCTAAAGCTGATTCTCTTCCTTGAGTCTtcacaagagacagagaaagcatacagGGAATAGAGCTGTGGGATTAAGGGTAGTTACAATCTAGATTAGATTGCAGATGGAGTGTCACTGGTTCTTGTGCTGAGGACAAACTCATTCTAGTGAGAGGTTAGTCTCATCAGCTACATGTAGAGCACAGCTAAGAAAATGAGTTTTGTACGTGGATATATGCTGGCTGAGAAATGCCCCATAGATATGCAGAGGGCCCAAGGATTGCATTTGGCAAAGGGATGCTAAATAACAATGGCATAGATAAGTGGATGATTCAGGGGAGAAGGAACCTGGTACCTTGTTTATCACAAATGAAGACTGTTCTTCTATGCTGAATCCTCCAAAATACCAGCCCtccacctctctcctccttcaCACTGGTTTATCGGCACTCAGAACAAGAACCACTGTCCTGTTAAATAGGCCACTGAGTCAGCAATATCTGGGATCCCTTCCCCTACCCCGACTCCAAGAACCAGAGATGTGCATATCCCACCTGTAGCCCATTCCCATTCTCACCTCCATAGTAGTAATCATCAGGGGagtacttcctcttcttcctgtgtgtgtccGTCCCCAAGAAGAACAATTCACTGTCCTGTGGTTAAAGAGGGAGAAGAATTGGCGAGCAATAAGATGGCGAGATAACGGTTTGGAGCTGCTCTCCTGGGATCCTGGCTTTGAAAAAACACCTGGAACTGACCTTGGACTTCTTCTTGGAGGAACTCCTGACCTGCGCAGcaacctcttcctcttcccttaaGAAGTCTTTGTAAGACCGTTTCTTTTCTCGTTGGCTTCGGCCAGCTGCAAGTCCTATGTCCTCAAAGCTGTGATCACCATCAAAGCAATCTGGGAAGCACAGGTTCATTTAGGAATGGAAATGACCAAAGTACATAAGAAATATAAATGCAACAGTCCCATTTCCAAGTTCAAGTTACATCTCAGTGCAGCCAGTGAAATGCACGGCTAACCCCAGAGTGCCAAGATGACTTCTGATAACCTGGCTTCAAACACAAGACTCAAACCTGAAAACACAATGCTTCCATGCTATGCAAATGCCCATTGTGCGTCCTCAGATATGGTTTCTTAGTGGTGATTTGGCAGGTAGACACAGACTTGCAAGGGAAGGCTGAAAAGGGTAAGGATTCATGGGCTGCGCTGCTCTGTGGGGGTCCAATGTGAGATTCCTAGTCTCAGACTCATGCACACTGGAGCTGGCAAGGACTAAGAGTGCTGTGGGGATCACCCCAATAAACTAAAAGCCTCTTATTTCAGACTCTGGTGTAGGAACCCCTGTCCTGGTTTTCATTTCCATGGGCCCAGTCTGGGAATGATGGAGGCTGTGTCTCATACAGTACTCTGGAGCATCACTTGGTCTAGGCTGTGGTGCCCAGTCTTGGTCTCTACATCCATGGACTGCAGGGAATGAAGAGGTTATGCCCTTTGGAATGCTTCTGAGTAAGGGGTCATACCTTCTTTCTTCATGGAGTCATCATAAGCCATGGTGGTCCTGCAGGGCCTTTGAGAATGTGTTGTGTCACTGTGTCCAGGCTCCTTCCCGTCTACAGGACAAGGtctgagaaacaaagaaggaaaacctTCCTGTAATGTGAAATCACTGTGGAGAAGCAACCTTCCAGGTGGAAATTCCAAGTAATCCAAGGGCTGACTGGAAGGAACACAGGAgtgtcttctcacctccacagTCTGTGCATATATTGGAGTTGAACTTGCAGAGAGGATGCTAAGCTTAACTGGATTTAATTCATGTATCAAAGTTGACATatgaagaaatatataaaatacttctTAGATTAAAAAACTTCCAAAATTAATGAGAATTTCTGGAATGCCAACAGGACTAATGACACTGAGACAGGGTGGAAACTGACATTAAGTCAGAGGCAAGGGTTCAACCATGGTCACAGGATGCACAGATGAAGCCAGATGCCTAGGAAGACAGAGAATATCAAATACCAGAGGACCATAAAATCCTATTCATGAGACTGGTGAGCCATTAGAATCTGCTGTGTTGTAATTTAAACAGAATACATACAGATAGTAACAATTTTAAAGCTTTGCATTCTGCTGGGCTTTATAAACTTGTTCAAATTCACTGAAGTTGGAAATGGGCATACTTCTTACATTTGTTGGCTATATGGAAACTTTCAACACTAGCAAGTTTTTTTTAAGGCTAGAAAGTAGTATGGAGAATTGCCATTTATCAATTGATGATGAAATTATGATTAAGATTTTTCACTAATTTATAAGCACTATAATTTAAAAGTTCTCAGTACTGGGTTTTGTTGAGACGGGGGTCTCCTTATGTAGCCCCGGCTggtccagaactcactatgtagaccagactggttcagagatctgcctgttgagcactgggattaaagatgtgtcatCTTACATAGTTCTAAATATTATAGAACcacttagagcagtggttctttctttgggggaagggggaggattGGAGACAGGGttctgctgtgtagccctggctgtcctggcactcactctgtagtccaggatggcctcgaactcacagagatctgcctgcctttgtctcccgaggactgagattaaaggtatgtgccaccacacctggtaaaGCAGTAGTTCTTAACtagtgggttgtgacccctttggggggtgtCAAAGAATTCTTTCACAGGGTCATATAAGACCATCAGAACACAGAGATTGACATCATGACTCATGCCAGGGGCAagatcacagttatgaagtagcaatgaaaataattttatggctgtaAATCACCATAACATGAGAACTGAACTGAAGGGTCgcagcaataggaaggttgagCACCCCTGCTATAAAGCATTTTGGGACAGTCAAGTTTAGATGTCCACATTGACTTTGAAGGTGGCAGAGTTACAGACTGCACTGTAAAGTAAAATCCTTAAACTACCTTTAGGACAGAAAACCTTTgcagaattcttttttctttctttcttctctctctctctttctttccttcctggtttgagatagggtctcactatgtagctctggttggcccagaactcacttctttgcaaaatatttaaactgataattattttgaaaatgttttcattcagTTAGTTAATCTAATtggtaatttaattttatttttatgttcattattATAAATGGATTTAGGACTACTCATTATTGAGGATTACACATGACTAAACCCCTTTGCTTGGTATGGAGAAAAGAGCATATATTTTGGGGGGATGGAAACATTAACTGAATTAACAGGGGAAAGTTTCAAAATTTAACAGTTTAGAATTTTTATAGTGAagtgtggtggtgaatgcctttaattcaTTTAATCCCAGTCCAATCTGGTCTACACGAGTTCCAGGCTGACCAGGGCTTCAAAGTGATaccatcctgtctcaaaaacaaaacaataaaaaaaatttttttttcttgttcaaaGCCACATAAATTCGATGCACAGCTAGACCAAAGTTGAAAACACGAAGAGAAAAAGCATTGCCAAGGTTTTCTAAGtctaagaaatagaaaatgtgaaGCGAACAAAGCATTTGCTCCAGGTAAGGGAACCCAGAGTGAATAAACAACATGAACTGGATTATTTAGAGAGTCTGCATACTGCTTGCTCAAAGGGCCTTTACATGAAATAAAGGGTGAGAATGTAGGGTCAGGTCTTCATGTAATGTGAAGAGACATTCAGTCAGTTTTTCCTGTTCGGACATTTAATTACTCAAGTTTCTTAATTAGATACTGTCCTTCGCTTCCCACACATTGGTGAGGACTTAAAAGGGAGTAAAGGTGGGTCACTGGGAATAATATCCATTCATTTAAAAAGGGCATTATTGCcaggtgatgcacacctttattaatgccagcactcagaagggagaggcaagTAGATCCatgtatttgaggccagcctaatctacatagtgagttctagggcagccagggctatttagagagatcctgtctcaaacaatggCAATCTTCTCACTAATACAGGACAAGTTTATTAGAAAGCCATACAGGTCACCTTGCCTTTCAAAGACTGATACCAAGTAGAATAGCTTGAACTGCAATTTTAGGCTTTTCACACCAGATAAATTTTGGcacaaaattcctgagaaacaatgctccttgcccacaaatttcaataACACTCTTATTTAACCTTATAATACAGCCATCAGTCCTTGGTCAACACACACAGACTTGTAAATGAAGGCAAAGGTAGGCCCAGAGACATGTGTAGGCTCTCCCCTTGAGAACACTGAATAGAATTAAGTTGTCTTATTATTGGGAGGGAGACTGGGTTTTTAACTACACatgaaaaagttatttttctgACTGCTGTGAAAAACTAGTAGATATTAAAAAAGACGTTGAAAGGAACATAGAACTAGGAAATGCTCCTGAGGGCAGCTTAACACAGACGGTTGGCTTTATGTAGTAGGGTTAGGCCTGATattggaactttctcaaaaatactTAAGAACattttacaggggaaaaaaaatcagtgagccCTGAATGCAAGTCCAGTTCACCAACATGTGAGGCGGTCCAGAACCTGAGAAATACCATGGACTAGTTTATAGGCTGTGTAGACGGACAGGCCCTGAATCGTGGCTGAGGGTTCACAGGTAGCTGAATCACCAGAGAAACACAGTACTGGGGGAAAATGTCTCAAGCAGCAGTGTGAAAGGGAGCAGAGTTCAGGCAACATTTATACATGATTAGATGAACCCCTGCTATTCCTTCCAAGTCTCAAATAATATCCAAGATAAAGTGAGGGTTCAGGGGTCGGAAGCAAACTGGGAGGGTCAATGAGGatgaaaaaaaatttaggttTGATTTTCACATCAGAAAACAGCTACATTAAATGTTGGCAAACATAAAATAGGTGCTAAAACCCATTCTCTTGAATTCCTTAATTTTGGAGTTTACAATATTCGATGTTGTCAACTTCATGAGGCAGGATAATTTTAAGCTAGTATTTGCCCTAGCGTGCAGAGAAATGGCAACACAGTAAAAATAAGCGCTCATTATTTATACTGCTTATGCCATTATAAAAAGTGAATGCTTAGGAAACTTGAAAATTATGAAGTGGCTCTTCTGAGGTTTTTCTTCAGGATTTGAAAAAGAAGCAGGCTGCTGTTCCACTTGAAAGTAAAACTGCAAGTCAACCTTCAGGAGCGGGCTTTTTGGATAGCCAAGTCAACCTTCAGGAGCGGGCTTTTTTGGATAGCCAagtaattatgaaaaaaaaaaatcttctgaggtcgtattttgttattttggaagCCCAAACTAACTATGAAAAGGAGTTCCAGAAAACAATTTTTTGGAGGTAATCTTAGTTCCAGCAATCACTAACATGTATCGTCACCCCAGAATAGATAGGAGAATTgaaaaagaatacataaaatcCACCCAGTAAACTGGGCATGGAAGGTCTCCTACAGGCGGGAGTTTTCTCCATGGCTGTTTCAGGAACTCAAGATTGTCCGAGCAGGCAAAGGAAGAAACACATCCAGCTATTTACAGTTTCTGaaattttgttgttactttagGACAGCGCAGGtgaattcttcttatttcagtgAGTTTCCTTCCATCACTAATATCTCTGAATTCTTGCCACACCCTTTTCCAAGGACCTACCTATGCAGCACTCCCAGTCCCTGCCAACTTTGGAACCTGCAGAGATCTCCACAGGCAGGAATGCGCACTGAATCTTCTCATTGCAATGCAATTAAGCGGAACCACAACCACTGCACAGATTGGCTGACAACACAGTTCCAGGAGACCAGCGATCCAAATTTTGACAAGCCATGTGCAATCAACAGGCTTTACTTCggatgtagtttttaaaatttactttgccACAAAGGAATAGAATCGGCCAGTAGCTTAGAaataggggtggggtgggtggtagacatttcttctcttctttatgatataaaataaagtgaatcTACAAGTTGTGGTTCTGGAGAAATGGGCCTGTATGGAGGAGCCTCCAACGAAGGCATGCTCAAATTGGGTCGCACgcaaagaacacacacaataaGAGATTGTTTATCCGCACAGTCCCCAAGACCACCGTTCCGGGGTCCGCGCTGTTACCCCGGCAGGTCTGCTGCAACAGCTACTTCAACAAACCTCGGCGCGGCGCAGGGAGCTGCCCGCATCCTGCCCGGCTCGCCGCGCGCCCAGCTCTCCCGTCCGCCCCGGGACCTCTCCTGACAGCCCCAGACTGCCCGCGCCCCGGTCCGCAGCCGCGCTCCGCCCGCCCCGGATTCCCGCGTCCCGGCGGCCTCCGGCGCCCCGGAGCGCCCAGACGGCGGCGCAGGGGGAGGGGCGGCGCGGGCCGCGGGTCCCCGGGGCGGCCGCACGCCCCCTCCCGGCCCCGCAGCTTTCCCGCCTTCCCCGTTTGAACAGCTCCCGCCGCCTTCCTCCTGCTGCCCGCTCCAGCCCCTACGCCGGGGCGGCTGCGACCGCTACTCCAGTCCCCGGCTTGGTCCCCGAGCTAGGCCGTAGCGGACCTGGGGCGCCTCCGGGACGGTGTCGCGGGGCCTGAGCGGTGGGCGGAGGCCGGGCGGGGCCGTTGCCGCCACGGGGTGGGGGTCCGGCCCGTCCTGGTGGGGGCTCCGCTCGCCGCTACCTTCACTCGACTCGCTCGGATCCCGCCTCAGCGCCGCCGCCCGCCGCCAtcttggagaaggagagaaagcgcGAGCGACCAGGGAGCCTCAGTCGAGCCCAGAGCGCAGACTCCTACTGCAGCGCGGCTATCGCGCCGGCCGCAGAGCGTCGAGTGCATCGAATGGCACTCGCTGAGCGCGGTCGCGGTAGCATTTGAGAATAAGCTCAGTGCCGACTTTGGGCTAAGAATCGCTCTCAACATATAACTTCCCAAGTCTTCTAAtcaattttcagttaaaaaaatcagatttcGGCAAAGAAATCACAAAAAAATACCAGGCAACTAGATTGACTCGACCATCTCTGTAAAAAGTCTTTACAGCTCCCTGACGATCTATGAAAATAGAGCAGCCGTTCCGAAAGTGTGGAGCTTCACTTTGGATCTTACAGGTTCACTATCAGTTATATTTGTATGCTCTTCTCTACCAcatacaaaaccaaaccaaacaaacgcctgaaaacatacaaaaccaaaccaaacaaaaaaacacctgaAAACTCCACGTCAGACAACATAAGAAAAACAGTTTTGTATTCTCTTACAAATTCGTAGTCCTATCTACATTCCCTGGCCTTGCTGGTCATCTAATAGTACCCTTGTTCTTTTTGCCTTCAAGTCTTCTGATTCTTAAGGAAGTGCTTTTCCCCCCAGTATAATAATCTAGACATTCAAGACATGACGATAAATAGcagtatttatttatgatttaacATCTACGTCTGGATATTTGCCTGTGAGGTGAAGTGGAAGAACATACATTTGTAGGGCACGCTGTAAATTTGTTTTCTCACCAAATCGTCACCCCCTTCCCCCACATGCAcacttaaattttcatttaaatgtttaCAGAACTGGAGAAGTGGTTTAGTAGATTAAGGCACTTTACACCAAGCCAGTGGACACCaggagcccacatggtggaaagaaaaaaCTTATTCACTCATGTTGTGCTTTGACTACCACAGGAGGGctctcatttattcatttccttatctccttccttccttccttccctccctccctccttccttcttcccttcccttccttctttctttcttaccagTTTGGTGGAAAGTTCCGAGCCCCCTCCCGTGGGAGTTGCCACAGTCTAGATTCCACCTACAAGAAAGCCCGGCCGAAAGGTGAcctctccccagggagggtcaagaccactcccacaggctatttaaacttcccccagagaatgaacaggTGGTCTCccctattcccccccccccccccccccccgtcttgtTTTTCCGGAGGGCCACCCTGGTAGCGTATTGAGTCCCGAGATTTGGCATAGACTTATAAAAATGGACACTTACAATTCCAAGCCTGATCTCCAAATGTCCTTGGACTGTcttttacaaaaatcctttaaaattgGGGCTAACACCTAAGGTAAAACTCCAGATTATAACAattctggaaaaatacaaacatgtgaGTAACCTCCATTTTAACCCCACCACCATCTTTAATAAGAGTACCTACCTGTGCCAGTATTCTTTGacttactaaaatattccttttaatcttcttagATTTAGTAGCATAATTGGgtaaaatacatgtctaaatttgacttatatgtctaatttaaatataactaacaggtaatggtacccaattctcaagtgcctttacagaccTGAGAGAAGGCATTTAACAAGAGAGCTTCTAACAccgagacatgccagctcctgcagcatctgATAGCTActccaagaagatgcatggttACAGAAGATCTTCTGCCTGGAGGCTTGCCTTTGTGtatggcaaagccacccacacagcaaaagtCTCATCAACTTCCTGGATGCTATACTGGAGGGGGGGTGTGATtatctcatcctgccaagacagatagactaaatcttccccccacaggaaaatctttgggcctcttgtactcagcagcACTGCTTCTAAGGCTGGTGTTCTCCTAAGACTatggagagacttgggattgcccGCCTAGATAAAAAATCTATCTCATTTCTGATCACTTATCTCTCCCagatctgtcttttttttttttggttttggttttccaagacagggtttctctgtgattttggagcctgtcctggaactagctcttgtagactgcctgcctctatctttttttttttaaaatatttatttattatgtatacaatattctgtctgcatgtatgcctgcaggccagaagaaggcaccagaccgcattacagatggttgtgagccaccatgtggttgctgggaattgaactcaggacctttggaagagcaggcaatgctcttaacctctgagccatctctccagcccctgcctctatcttaatggcatttgatgacttaaaaGTACTGGtaactcattacttcatttgttaagtttcctgctaaaaatactggcaggtgtgcctctttcacagtCCAGGACTAACAGGTTTAGGGTGTATCTTCAGAGATCCAGAGCTCCCAAtccctttaattgtcttctaaaacgttcctgttccagctgtcttacagaGACCTGCAGGTTCCTGGAAAAAGTTCTGCTCCTGTATCAAAAATCAGGCCTGgtaaaaactaacagtctccagagcctattttaaccccacccattttcaagcatattttacaggtcactcctgctgtctgggccaagaaCAACTTACAAAAGGCCCTCCAGTTAACGCCAACACCTGTAACAACTCCTggaacttcaccattggtaccaagtCTCCCAGCTCAAAAGGACACCTACCagctaaaatctggttttaaaggaCATATCTGCTCTGTGTCTAACTTATTCACCCAAGCCTCTCCTctacaaccagggcacttctctgtcccattctttctggcagtcaATGACCcatcccatggctagccccattcataggaCTAAGaataacaatatattttcttctcctagccttctcatctccctcaaagaacagatgcctgaggtctccaggatagCAGTAAATCagatgcctctccagccacacctctcgctgaGCGTGAGCCCAACTCCCAACACTCCCCTCTCCCATGtcaccccatgcctgcaggaagtagacAGACTTGAGCCAGCACCCTctttatccaaagagtctggaatgtttggtggaaagttccaagccccctctgtgtgttgcttctcttggttaatgaataaagaaacttccttggcctgttgatagggcagaacttaggtaggtggggaagacagaactgaatgttgggagaaggaaaaagtcagagagatgccatggatccgctggagacagacactgggaattttacccagtaaatGTTGCTGGATTTATACCCAAAACAGAAATGTAAATACAGTGAAAATGGTTTATtacagcctcagcctcctcagttctCACCCACTGCACAAAAAGATAGTCAATGGGTTTCACAGAAGACaataatttgtttttctgggaTGCCGTCCCTGATTTAGGTTTCCATTAGAAGCATTTAAGAaccttataaatatattttatttttgttgtttaattccTGAATGCACTTGCTagcatgttttctgttttaagtgaTAAAAACCCAGTTTAAAATAGTTAACCagactgctgggcagtggtggcacatgcctctgatcccagcacttggaggcagaggcaggtgtatctctatgagttcaaggacaggaggatctctgtgatttgagaCCGGTTAAAGATGTAagtgctagctagaaatatgtctgagccattggccaagcagtgt contains:
- the Hmgxb4 gene encoding HMG domain-containing protein 4 isoform X1, which gives rise to MAYDDSMKKEDCFDGDHSFEDIGLAAGRSQREKKRSYKDFLREEEEVAAQVRSSSKKKSKDSELFFLGTDTHRKKRKYSPDDYYYGDFSSLESSQKKKKKSSPQSADTAMDLLKAITSPLAAGAKSSKKAGEKSSGSSSHLESRKEHHKKKGNGSSGELSLEDSSAHKPKKMKPLYVNTETLTLREPDGLKMKLILSPKEKGSSSVEEEAFQYPVQQPSLKKSSKKLARDEPGALLLGHELQSLLKTARKKHKSSSDSHSSPGPEGCGSDASQLPEPHSANLDITGLDPMLVDSESSSGGELEAGELIIDDSYREIKKKKKSKKSKKKKDKDRHKEKRHSRTKRSSGLAASTAREHGTAREHLVTPSPAPSIPTLPLPALHSDGHGEKKKKKEEKDRERERGEKPKKKNMSAYQVFCKEYRLTIVADHPGIDFGELSKKLAEVWKQLPEKDKLIWKQKAQYLQHKQNKAEATTVKRKASSVEGSGKVRASSVGVLSPQKKSPPTMLLPASPAKAPETEPIDVAAHLQLLGESLSLIGHRLQETEGMVAVSGSLSVLLDSIICALGPLACLTTQLPELNGCPKQVLSNTLDNIAYIMPGL
- the Hmgxb4 gene encoding HMG domain-containing protein 4 isoform X2 encodes the protein MDLLKAITSPLAAGAKSSKKAGEKSSGSSSHLESRKEHHKKKGNGSSGELSLEDSSAHKPKKMKPLYVNTETLTLREPDGLKMKLILSPKEKGSSSVEEEAFQYPVQQPSLKKSSKKLARDEPGALLLGHELQSLLKTARKKHKSSSDSHSSPGPEGCGSDASQLPEPHSANLDITGLDPMLVDSESSSGGELEAGELIIDDSYREIKKKKKSKKSKKKKDKDRHKEKRHSRTKRSSGLAASTAREHGTAREHLVTPSPAPSIPTLPLPALHSDGHGEKKKKKEEKDRERERGEKPKKKNMSAYQVFCKEYRLTIVADHPGIDFGELSKKLAEVWKQLPEKDKLIWKQKAQYLQHKQNKAEATTVKRKASSVEGSGKVRASSVGVLSPQKKSPPTMLLPASPAKAPETEPIDVAAHLQLLGESLSLIGHRLQETEGMVAVSGSLSVLLDSIICALGPLACLTTQLPELNGCPKQVLSNTLDNIAYIMPGL